A region from the Xenopus laevis strain J_2021 chromosome 4S, Xenopus_laevis_v10.1, whole genome shotgun sequence genome encodes:
- the LOC121393182 gene encoding serine/threonine-protein kinase mig-15-like, which translates to MLFCAPWRKPQAESRSLSEIYKPPDGRLTKDVLLGEGGTGEVYKGRHHRRGVVAVKIANISRDEESVMRELKFLQQFGGHKNIASYYGAYYRAPLTECSSEHLEVRNDLLYRVHSSQSPLEVIEYMTLNNFYILQIVLEYCGGGSLHTLISRTNGQSLKETWIGYVCKEVLKVRPDLPLNASSLIA; encoded by the exons ATGCTATTCTGCGCCCCCTGGAGGAAG ccACAGGCGGAATCCAGATCCCTCTCCGAGATTTATAAG cctcctgatggtcggctgaccaaggaTGTGCTTCTTGGAGAAGGCGGCACCGGAGAAGTCTACAAG ggaCGACACCATCGAAGAGGCGTGGTAGCGGTGAAGATCGCCAACATCAgccga gatgaagagtcagtcatgagggagctgaagtttctccagcagTTCGGAGGACACAAGAACATTGCCTCTTACTATGGAGCTTACTACAGGGCTCCACTCACGGAGTGCTCATCTGAGCACTTGGaagtaagaaatgatttactgtatcgtGTTCATTCCTCTCAATCTCCACTGGAAGTGATAGAATACATGACcttaaataatttctatatattgCAGATTGTTCTCGAGTACTGTGGTGGCGGCTCTCTCCACACCCTCATCAGCAGGACCAatggccaatccctgaaggagacctggattggctatgtctgcaaggaggttttaaaggtaaggccagatTTACCCCTTAATGCCTcttctttaattgcataa